From the Lysobacter sp. FW306-1B-D06B genome, one window contains:
- a CDS encoding response regulator transcription factor — protein sequence MTAKNERRLLIVEDDEAFARTLLRSFERRGYQVRHVVGEEGMTELLESFVPTHAVVDLKLAGGASGLSSVKRLNAFDPDMVIVVLTGYASIATAVEAIKLGARHYLAKPSNTDDIEAAFQRAAGDTEVELTQRTTSIKTLEWEHIHEALAASDFNISEAARRLGLHRRTLARKLEKRRIK from the coding sequence ATGACCGCGAAGAATGAACGAAGATTGCTGATCGTCGAAGACGACGAGGCGTTCGCGCGCACGCTGCTGCGCTCCTTCGAGCGCCGCGGCTACCAGGTGCGTCACGTGGTGGGCGAGGAGGGCATGACCGAACTGCTGGAGTCGTTCGTTCCAACGCACGCGGTCGTCGACCTGAAGCTGGCCGGTGGCGCCTCCGGACTGTCCAGCGTGAAGCGCCTGAATGCCTTCGATCCGGACATGGTCATCGTGGTGTTGACCGGTTACGCCAGCATTGCCACCGCAGTGGAAGCCATCAAGCTCGGCGCGCGCCACTACCTCGCCAAGCCGTCCAACACGGACGACATCGAAGCGGCCTTCCAGCGCGCCGCCGGCGACACCGAGGTCGAACTCACGCAACGCACGACCTCGATCAAGACGCTGGAGTGGGAGCACATCCACGAAGCGCTGGCCGCAAGCGATTTCAACATCTCCGAAGCCGCGCGACGACTGGGCCTGCACCGCCGCACGCTGGCCCGCAAGCTGGAGAAGCGGCGGATCAAGTGA
- a CDS encoding ferredoxin reductase family protein, with the protein MSHRDLPRHALWITIYLFFILGPLFVLLIGAMPPARDFATEFSVALGYSGLAMMGLQFGLTARFRHVTQPLGEDVIYHFHRRISLIAVTLVFVHPLILLVAGSEAMRLPDSLMELPLGAVFAGISICSLLLLVVTALWRTRLKIRYEVWHASHIVLALLAIGAGLFHMIAWGFYLDNPWKRAFWIGVVALWIALLLYVRVFKPLFMLRRPYRIAEVRKERGETTTLVMRPEGHAGLRFQPGQFGWLTLWGSPFKITGHPFSFSSSAQADDGRVEMSIRRLGDFTDAVQSVAPGQRVYLDGPYGSFTVRDSTAVKVMIAGGIGITPMMSIIRTLADRGDKRRLILIYGNKDWDSVSFREELEVLQGRTQLTVVHVLSRPHEGWTGESGYIDAALLKRHLPEGYADHEYFICGPGIMMDAIEAALGEMDVPLSRYHSERYSFV; encoded by the coding sequence ATGAGCCATCGCGATCTCCCACGCCACGCGCTCTGGATCACGATCTACCTGTTCTTCATCCTGGGCCCGTTGTTCGTGCTGCTGATCGGAGCAATGCCGCCGGCCCGCGACTTCGCCACCGAGTTCTCGGTCGCGCTGGGCTATTCGGGACTGGCGATGATGGGGCTGCAGTTCGGATTGACCGCGCGCTTCCGCCACGTCACACAGCCGTTGGGCGAGGACGTGATCTATCACTTCCACCGCCGCATCTCGCTGATCGCGGTGACGCTGGTGTTCGTGCATCCGCTCATCCTGCTCGTCGCCGGCTCCGAGGCGATGCGGCTTCCCGATTCGCTGATGGAACTGCCGCTGGGCGCGGTGTTCGCGGGCATCTCGATTTGCTCGTTGCTGCTGCTGGTGGTCACCGCGCTGTGGCGCACGCGACTGAAGATCCGCTACGAGGTCTGGCACGCCAGCCACATCGTCCTGGCCCTGCTGGCGATCGGTGCGGGCCTGTTCCACATGATCGCGTGGGGGTTCTACCTCGACAATCCGTGGAAGCGCGCATTCTGGATCGGCGTGGTCGCGCTGTGGATCGCGCTGTTGCTGTACGTGCGCGTGTTCAAGCCGCTCTTCATGCTGCGCCGCCCGTACCGGATCGCGGAGGTGCGCAAGGAACGCGGCGAGACCACGACCCTGGTGATGCGCCCGGAAGGGCATGCGGGCCTGCGCTTCCAGCCCGGGCAGTTCGGCTGGCTCACGCTGTGGGGCAGTCCGTTCAAGATCACCGGACATCCGTTTTCGTTCTCGTCCAGCGCACAGGCGGACGACGGTCGCGTCGAGATGAGTATCCGGCGACTGGGCGACTTCACCGACGCGGTGCAGTCGGTCGCGCCGGGACAGCGGGTGTACCTGGACGGCCCGTATGGATCGTTCACGGTGCGCGACTCCACCGCCGTCAAGGTGATGATCGCCGGCGGCATCGGCATCACGCCGATGATGAGCATCATCCGGACGTTGGCCGATCGCGGCGACAAGCGGCGCCTCATCCTGATCTACGGCAACAAGGACTGGGATTCCGTCAGCTTCCGCGAGGAACTCGAGGTACTGCAGGGACGCACGCAACTGACCGTGGTGCACGTGCTCTCGCGTCCGCACGAGGGCTGGACCGGCGAGAGCGGCTACATCGACGCGGCGCTGCTCAAGCGGCACCTGCCGGAGGGCTATGCGGATCACGAGTACTTCATCTGCGGCCCGGGCATCATGATGGACGCCATCGAAGCGGCATTGGGCGAGATGGACGTGCCGCTCAGCCGCTACCACTCCGAACGCTACAGCTTCGTCTAG
- the ctaD gene encoding cytochrome c oxidase subunit I: protein MSEHVDPASNESPALRLHRQLSAIWATGPGLQRLAAVNHSVIGVRMMVTSFAFFAIAGVLGMLTRVQLATPNSDFMTPEIYNQVFTVHGTMMLFLFAIPMVESFAVYLTPKILGTRDFAFPRLTAYGYWCYLFGGSIVTLSLLFGVAPDGGWFMYTPLSSNVYSPGINADVWLLGITFVEISALSLAVEIVVSILKMRAPGMSLDRMPIFAWYILVTAMMMIVAFPPLILASILLEAERAFGLPFFDPTRGGNPLLWQHLFWLFGHPDVYIIFLPMAAVLSTIIPVFARRELVGYRAIVVAIIALAFLSFGIWVHHMFTVGIPHLALAFFSAGSVIVAVPTAVQVFAWLATLAHGKPRWDVPMLYIFGFFFVFVMGGLTGVMLAVVPFDWQAHDTYFVVAHMHYVVGGALAFPMLAGLYYWLPLLTGRAAVGRLSVVAFWIIFIGFNLTFFLMHLTGLLGMPRRIYTYHGFEGWNGLNLLSSLGGFVMTIGFAVLVIDLFVQVRYGRRAQRNPWGATTLEWAMRLPPPSYAFASIPHLGEGGGPADADELRLSLARGEGYLGSTRNGWQEALGVHATSGEPEQLIVLPQPTYLPLVTGVATAAAVLGFLFKAYWLSLGWAIVVIALLVLAAQRSGHARDLGPLPIGKGLSVPPHTEVEGSPPWIALVCTLVIDGTLFTSLLFGTLYVWTGLRGTPPAMPAPDMVRVAILAIALIVAAAIARRSLRALVGGAMPMGSVAMTILALLVAIFAGMGLIARIVPAPTEHALGATASALVGFVIFHAIAGLVFLISNLLRMRGGYVSQRRTLDLRLTRGWLDYTAVTGLIALGLFIALPGLVGVLELHP, encoded by the coding sequence ATGAGCGAGCACGTCGATCCGGCATCGAACGAAAGTCCGGCGCTGCGGCTGCATCGCCAGTTGTCGGCGATCTGGGCGACCGGGCCGGGACTGCAGCGCCTGGCGGCGGTGAACCACTCCGTCATCGGCGTGCGGATGATGGTGACGTCCTTCGCCTTCTTCGCCATCGCCGGCGTGTTGGGCATGCTCACCCGCGTGCAGCTGGCCACGCCCAATTCCGATTTCATGACGCCGGAGATCTACAACCAGGTCTTCACCGTGCACGGGACGATGATGCTGTTCCTGTTCGCCATCCCGATGGTGGAGAGCTTCGCCGTCTATCTCACGCCGAAGATCCTGGGCACGCGCGACTTCGCCTTTCCGCGACTGACCGCCTACGGCTACTGGTGCTACCTGTTCGGCGGCTCGATCGTGACGCTCTCGCTGCTGTTCGGCGTGGCGCCCGACGGCGGCTGGTTCATGTACACGCCGCTGAGCTCCAACGTCTACAGCCCCGGCATCAACGCCGACGTGTGGCTGCTGGGCATCACCTTCGTGGAGATATCGGCGCTGTCGCTGGCGGTGGAGATCGTCGTGTCCATCCTGAAGATGCGCGCGCCCGGCATGTCGCTGGACCGCATGCCGATCTTCGCCTGGTACATCCTGGTGACGGCGATGATGATGATCGTCGCATTCCCGCCGCTGATCCTCGCCTCGATCCTGCTGGAAGCCGAGCGCGCGTTCGGCCTGCCGTTCTTCGATCCCACGCGCGGCGGCAATCCGCTGCTGTGGCAGCACCTGTTCTGGCTGTTCGGCCATCCCGACGTCTACATCATCTTCCTGCCGATGGCCGCCGTGCTGTCGACGATCATCCCGGTGTTCGCGCGCCGCGAACTGGTGGGCTACCGCGCGATCGTGGTGGCGATCATCGCGCTGGCGTTCCTGAGCTTCGGCATCTGGGTCCACCACATGTTCACGGTGGGCATTCCGCACCTGGCACTGGCGTTCTTCTCCGCAGGGTCGGTGATCGTGGCCGTGCCCACCGCGGTGCAGGTGTTCGCGTGGCTGGCGACGCTGGCGCACGGCAAGCCGCGCTGGGACGTGCCGATGCTCTACATCTTCGGTTTCTTCTTCGTCTTCGTGATGGGCGGGCTGACCGGCGTGATGCTCGCCGTCGTGCCGTTCGACTGGCAGGCGCACGACACCTACTTCGTCGTGGCGCACATGCACTACGTCGTCGGAGGCGCGCTGGCCTTTCCGATGCTGGCCGGCCTGTACTACTGGCTGCCGCTGCTGACCGGACGCGCGGCGGTGGGACGGCTGTCGGTGGTCGCGTTCTGGATCATCTTCATCGGCTTCAACCTCACCTTCTTCCTGATGCACCTGACGGGCCTGCTCGGCATGCCGCGGCGCATCTACACCTACCACGGCTTTGAAGGCTGGAACGGGCTCAACCTGCTCTCCTCGCTCGGCGGCTTCGTCATGACGATCGGTTTTGCGGTGCTGGTGATCGACCTGTTCGTGCAGGTCCGCTACGGCCGTCGCGCGCAACGCAATCCGTGGGGCGCGACGACGCTGGAGTGGGCGATGCGTTTGCCACCGCCGTCGTATGCGTTCGCGTCGATTCCGCATCTGGGCGAGGGCGGCGGTCCCGCCGATGCGGACGAACTGCGCCTGTCGCTGGCGCGCGGCGAAGGCTACCTGGGCTCCACCCGCAACGGCTGGCAGGAAGCGCTGGGCGTGCACGCGACCTCGGGCGAACCGGAGCAGTTGATCGTGCTGCCGCAACCCACGTACCTGCCGCTGGTGACCGGCGTGGCCACGGCCGCGGCGGTGCTGGGCTTCCTGTTCAAGGCGTACTGGCTGTCGCTGGGCTGGGCGATCGTGGTGATCGCGCTGCTGGTGCTGGCCGCGCAACGTTCCGGCCATGCGCGCGACCTGGGCCCGCTGCCGATCGGCAAGGGCCTCAGCGTGCCGCCGCATACCGAAGTCGAAGGTTCGCCGCCTTGGATCGCGCTGGTATGCACGCTGGTCATCGACGGCACGCTGTTCACGTCGCTGCTGTTCGGCACGCTGTATGTGTGGACCGGCTTGCGCGGGACACCGCCGGCGATGCCCGCGCCCGACATGGTGCGTGTGGCGATCCTCGCCATCGCCCTGATCGTCGCCGCGGCGATCGCACGGCGCTCGCTGCGCGCGCTCGTCGGCGGCGCGATGCCGATGGGCTCGGTCGCCATGACAATCCTCGCGCTGCTGGTGGCGATCTTCGCCGGCATGGGGCTCATCGCGCGCATCGTGCCCGCGCCGACCGAACACGCGCTGGGCGCCACGGCTTCGGCGCTGGTCGGCTTCGTGATCTTCCACGCCATTGCCGGGCTGGTGTTCCTCATCAGCAACCTGCTGCGCATGCGCGGCGGATACGTGTCGCAGCGGCGCACGCTGGACCTGCGCCTGACGCGAGGCTGGCTCGACTACACGGCGGTTACGGGGCTGATCGCACTGGGGCTGTTCATCGCGCTGCCGGGGCTCGTCGGCGTGCTGGAGCTGCATCCGTGA
- the coxB gene encoding cytochrome c oxidase subunit II: MAALALSGCDRPLSTLDPAGPAADSIATLWWVMLAGGAVLFLLVMALWVLVIKRPGWGSSLSPTRWIVLGGLALPAVVLLPLLAYALIAGERLLPLPGRSPLQVEAVARQWNWTFRYPDNGGMATNGVLHLPADTPVDINVTSDDVIHAFWVPRLAGKIDALPGHVNRLRIRAPVPGRYEGLCNEFCGLGHANMRFTVIVHPRQDYAAALAQAGTGQKEAP; the protein is encoded by the coding sequence ATGGCGGCGCTGGCGCTGAGCGGATGCGACCGGCCCTTGTCGACGCTGGATCCCGCCGGCCCGGCGGCCGATTCGATCGCCACGCTGTGGTGGGTGATGCTGGCCGGCGGCGCTGTGCTGTTCCTGCTGGTGATGGCGCTGTGGGTGTTGGTCATCAAGCGCCCGGGATGGGGATCGAGTCTCTCGCCGACGCGCTGGATCGTGCTGGGCGGGTTGGCCCTGCCGGCGGTGGTGCTGCTGCCGCTGCTGGCCTATGCGCTGATCGCGGGCGAGCGGCTGCTTCCGCTGCCGGGGCGTTCGCCGCTCCAGGTCGAAGCGGTCGCCCGGCAATGGAACTGGACCTTCCGCTACCCCGACAACGGCGGCATGGCGACGAACGGCGTGCTGCACCTGCCGGCCGACACGCCGGTCGACATCAACGTCACCAGCGACGATGTCATCCACGCGTTCTGGGTGCCGCGCCTGGCGGGGAAGATCGACGCCCTGCCCGGCCACGTGAACCGCCTGCGCATCCGCGCCCCCGTGCCCGGCCGCTACGAAGGACTGTGCAACGAGTTCTGCGGACTGGGCCACGCGAACATGCGCTTCACCGTGATCGTCCATCCCCGCCAGGACTACGCCGCCGCGCTCGCGCAGGCGGGCACCGGCCAGAAGGAAGCGCCATGA
- a CDS encoding DUF2231 domain-containing protein has translation MAKQPSKMSEVFLEHLRLDMGSAVALVGHPIHVMMVHFPVAFVVATLGADVCYWWSGDPFWQRAGVWAAGVAFWTGVGASIVGTGELLLVRGIRLLEASWSHAIAAMTLVAITAANWGVRLIDPAAVLPHGLALSLLASVMVGFAGWHGGKLVFDHGVGILVSSSRD, from the coding sequence ATGGCGAAGCAACCGTCGAAGATGAGCGAGGTCTTCCTGGAGCACCTGCGGCTGGACATGGGATCGGCCGTGGCCCTGGTGGGGCATCCGATCCACGTGATGATGGTGCACTTCCCGGTCGCGTTCGTCGTGGCCACGCTCGGTGCGGACGTGTGCTACTGGTGGTCGGGCGATCCGTTCTGGCAGCGGGCCGGCGTGTGGGCGGCCGGCGTCGCGTTCTGGACGGGCGTGGGCGCGAGCATCGTCGGCACCGGCGAGTTGCTGCTCGTGCGCGGCATCCGCCTGCTGGAAGCCAGCTGGTCGCACGCCATCGCCGCGATGACGCTGGTCGCCATCACCGCCGCCAACTGGGGCGTGCGCCTGATCGACCCCGCGGCCGTCCTGCCGCATGGGCTGGCGCTGTCGTTGCTCGCCTCGGTGATGGTGGGCTTCGCGGGTTGGCACGGCGGCAAGCTCGTCTTCGATCATGGCGTGGGAATTCTGGTTTCGTCGTCCAGGGACTAG
- a CDS encoding cytochrome c oxidase assembly protein, translating to MPVPMIAYCGPAAIPGDVWTRWNFDPWLIAMLLFLAAALTRARAPHRRAGWSAIAVMAVVFVSPLCALSSALFSARVLHHVLLVAVAAPLLAMAFPSTKASRLPLAAVVAAHAVILWLWHTPGAYTWGLASVAAYWLMQVTLLASAWVMWRAILAPSTPIGSALVALGATIGQMGLLGAVIVFAPRPLYLVHFASTYAWGLDPMSDQQLAGLLMWVPAVVPYLIAGLSIAASGLRPRESGV from the coding sequence ATGCCGGTTCCGATGATCGCCTACTGCGGGCCAGCCGCCATTCCCGGCGACGTGTGGACGCGCTGGAATTTCGATCCCTGGCTGATCGCGATGCTGCTGTTCCTCGCGGCGGCGCTCACACGTGCGCGCGCACCCCACAGGCGGGCCGGCTGGAGCGCGATCGCGGTGATGGCCGTCGTGTTCGTCTCGCCGCTGTGCGCACTCTCCTCGGCCCTGTTCTCGGCGCGCGTGCTGCATCACGTCCTGCTGGTCGCCGTGGCGGCGCCGCTGCTGGCGATGGCGTTTCCGTCGACGAAGGCAAGCCGCCTGCCGCTGGCCGCCGTGGTCGCGGCCCATGCCGTGATCCTCTGGCTGTGGCACACGCCCGGCGCGTACACGTGGGGCCTGGCCAGCGTGGCCGCGTACTGGCTGATGCAGGTGACGCTGCTGGCAAGCGCGTGGGTGATGTGGCGCGCGATCCTCGCGCCGTCGACGCCGATCGGTTCGGCGCTGGTGGCGTTGGGCGCGACCATCGGGCAGATGGGCCTGCTGGGCGCGGTGATCGTGTTCGCGCCGCGCCCGCTCTATCTGGTGCATTTCGCCAGCACGTATGCGTGGGGGCTGGATCCGATGTCCGACCAGCAACTGGCCGGACTGCTAATGTGGGTCCCGGCCGTGGTGCCCTATCTGATCGCCGGGTTGTCGATCGCGGCATCGGGCCTGCGTCCGCGCGAGAGCGGCGTATGA
- a CDS encoding PIG-L family deacetylase, whose translation MASKLSLPLQVLVVEDSPEYALIVRRWLEEDGLAQVTLAEDAVQARVAIHSRHWDMMVTDVEMPGASGLDLIQEAKAAYRWTCVLVMTGVVSAEYARTALQNNADGLLFKPFSKEVFLKEVHKLAGQTLTRRRHERRSVLAVGAHPDDVEIGCGGTLSMHAANQDEVTILTLSHGAQGGDAMIRAREAHAAAELLRARLILADLRDTQIPEGGTSIELIQQAIAEVQPTHVYTHSQYDTHQDHRNTHRATMVAARSVGNVYCYQPPSATVEFRPGLFIDISGHMQHKLDAIDAYSSQTASRAYLAPDLIVATARYWGRFAGYVMAEPLEVIRQRGP comes from the coding sequence ATGGCCTCCAAGCTGAGCCTTCCATTGCAGGTCCTGGTGGTGGAAGACAGCCCCGAGTACGCGCTGATCGTCCGGCGATGGCTCGAGGAAGACGGCCTGGCGCAGGTGACCCTGGCCGAAGACGCGGTGCAGGCGCGCGTCGCGATTCACTCGCGCCACTGGGACATGATGGTCACCGACGTCGAGATGCCGGGCGCCAGCGGGCTGGACCTCATCCAGGAAGCCAAGGCCGCGTATCGATGGACCTGCGTGCTGGTGATGACGGGCGTGGTCAGCGCGGAGTACGCGCGCACGGCGCTGCAGAACAACGCCGACGGCCTGCTCTTCAAACCCTTCAGCAAAGAGGTGTTCCTGAAGGAAGTGCACAAACTCGCCGGCCAGACGCTCACGCGTCGCCGGCATGAGCGCCGCTCGGTGCTGGCGGTGGGCGCGCATCCCGACGATGTGGAGATCGGGTGCGGCGGCACCTTGTCGATGCATGCGGCCAACCAGGACGAAGTGACCATCCTGACCCTCAGCCACGGCGCGCAGGGCGGTGACGCCATGATCCGCGCGCGTGAGGCGCATGCGGCAGCGGAGTTGCTCCGTGCACGCTTGATCCTGGCCGATCTGCGTGACACGCAGATTCCCGAAGGCGGCACCAGCATCGAACTGATCCAGCAGGCGATCGCCGAGGTGCAGCCCACGCACGTCTACACGCATTCGCAGTACGACACCCATCAGGATCATCGCAACACGCATCGCGCCACGATGGTCGCCGCGCGCAGCGTGGGCAATGTCTACTGCTATCAGCCGCCGTCGGCGACGGTGGAGTTCCGGCCCGGGCTGTTCATCGACATCTCCGGCCACATGCAGCACAAGCTCGACGCGATCGACGCCTATTCGAGCCAGACGGCATCGCGCGCGTACCTCGCGCCCGATCTGATCGTCGCCACGGCGCGCTATTGGGGCCGTTTCGCCGGCTACGTGATGGCCGAACCGCTGGAAGTGATCCGGCAGCGCGGGCCCTGA
- a CDS encoding ATP-grasp domain-containing protein produces the protein MRVLVTGAGGPAAVSVWKSLAAEHELFLADMDANSPGLYLVPASNRFLIPRGEDSGLVSALLELCRAQSIDVLISTVDPELAPLAEAEAAFTALRTRVPLSPAAVLHRCRDKWALMSHLAGNPFVPECVLLTDDTRAGIVRFPCFAKPRAGAGSRGIALIERAADLDALPRDGSYLVQELLPGPEFSVDVYVSQHGELVAAVPRERIRTDSGIAITARTVHMPELTDAAAGIAREVGIRYVANIQFKQSREGPYKLLEINAAVETWPIEEFSYLAPARADRTSPAQRKPMVTQYWQRADPFHVDGEGAESFAQFVGRLRAFHLRLWQQEGHVVVFGHGQFLRGFMIGLDDGFADSREAMRHFREAETAQPVRNGEILAVTLPPPDAAADEA, from the coding sequence ATGCGCGTTCTGGTCACCGGTGCGGGCGGACCCGCAGCGGTCAGCGTATGGAAATCGCTGGCCGCCGAGCACGAGCTCTTCCTGGCGGACATGGATGCGAATTCCCCGGGGCTCTACCTGGTACCGGCGTCGAACCGGTTCCTGATTCCGCGCGGCGAAGATTCCGGGCTGGTGTCCGCGCTGCTCGAGCTGTGTCGCGCGCAGTCCATCGACGTGCTGATCTCCACCGTCGATCCCGAGCTGGCGCCCCTGGCCGAAGCCGAGGCGGCCTTCACCGCGCTGCGCACACGTGTGCCGCTGTCGCCGGCGGCGGTGCTGCATCGCTGTCGCGACAAGTGGGCCCTGATGTCGCACCTGGCCGGCAATCCGTTCGTTCCCGAATGCGTGCTGCTTACCGACGACACGCGCGCCGGGATCGTCCGCTTCCCGTGCTTCGCCAAGCCGCGCGCGGGCGCCGGTTCGCGCGGCATCGCGCTCATCGAACGCGCGGCCGACCTGGATGCCCTGCCCCGGGACGGTTCCTATCTCGTGCAGGAACTGCTGCCCGGGCCGGAGTTCTCCGTCGACGTGTACGTGAGCCAGCACGGCGAACTCGTCGCGGCCGTTCCGCGCGAGCGCATCCGCACCGATTCGGGAATCGCGATCACCGCGCGCACCGTACACATGCCCGAGCTCACGGATGCCGCCGCCGGTATCGCGCGCGAGGTCGGCATCCGCTACGTGGCCAACATCCAGTTCAAGCAAAGCCGCGAAGGGCCGTACAAGTTGCTGGAGATCAACGCGGCCGTGGAGACGTGGCCGATCGAAGAGTTCTCGTACCTGGCGCCCGCGCGCGCGGACCGCACCAGTCCGGCGCAGCGCAAGCCGATGGTGACGCAGTACTGGCAGCGCGCCGATCCTTTCCACGTCGACGGCGAAGGGGCGGAATCGTTCGCGCAGTTCGTCGGCCGCCTGCGCGCGTTCCACCTCCGGCTGTGGCAACAGGAGGGTCACGTCGTAGTGTTCGGGCACGGGCAGTTCCTGCGCGGTTTCATGATCGGCCTGGATGATGGATTCGCCGATTCGCGCGAAGCGATGCGGCATTTCCGCGAGGCGGAAACCGCGCAGCCCGTGCGCAACGGCGAGATCCTCGCCGTGACGCTGCCGCCTCCGGACGCAGCCGCCGATGAAGCATGA
- a CDS encoding glycosyltransferase: MLDILVWLCVVAVFLGAAPQLAALLQFLLVGVHGVRNHYPLCAPVTCRVAVLIPAWNEGLVIDNTVEHMMSLDYPRHALRVYIIDDASTDDTPQVAQAAALRYPGTVFHLRRENGGQGKAHTLNHGLAHVLDDDWMQAVLITDADVVFSRDALSKMVRHLHDPQVGAVTAYIKEGSAPGGFVSRSIAFEYITAQAASRRAQNVMGVMACLAGGAQLHTRENLIAIGGAIDTSTLAEDTYSTFLTELRGRRALFDANAIVWAEEPDALASLWKQRLRWARGNLQLTWAFRHAWFRPFSHRGIGGWMFGLIWFSTLLMPILMLAAMAGGLTLLFVHQGWAWRAFHVLWLINAFVYLFVLLFSCVIDAPTARRAWLEGVLFPGLVSVGLMVWSIFPAQMQSLLASFPGFDGRWDWRAVVAVLLYAWVGACMAAAWGLYRLERAGAPAWIVRPLLAVVGYGPVLCAVSFAAYVAEWRGAERQWDKTVKVGKVRQLG; this comes from the coding sequence ATGCTGGACATCCTGGTGTGGCTGTGTGTGGTCGCGGTGTTCCTCGGCGCGGCGCCGCAACTTGCAGCGCTGCTCCAGTTCCTGCTCGTCGGCGTCCACGGCGTGCGCAACCACTACCCGCTCTGCGCGCCGGTGACCTGCCGCGTCGCGGTGCTGATACCGGCCTGGAACGAAGGCCTGGTGATCGACAACACCGTCGAACACATGATGTCGCTGGACTATCCGCGTCATGCCCTGCGCGTGTACATCATCGACGACGCCAGCACCGACGATACGCCGCAGGTCGCCCAGGCCGCGGCGCTGCGCTACCCGGGAACGGTCTTCCACCTGCGCCGCGAGAACGGCGGGCAGGGCAAGGCGCACACGCTCAATCACGGCCTGGCGCATGTGCTCGACGACGACTGGATGCAGGCGGTGTTGATCACCGATGCCGACGTGGTGTTCTCGCGCGATGCGCTGTCGAAGATGGTGCGCCACCTCCACGACCCGCAGGTCGGCGCGGTCACGGCGTACATCAAGGAAGGCAGCGCGCCCGGCGGTTTCGTCTCGCGTTCCATCGCCTTCGAATACATCACCGCGCAGGCCGCCTCACGCCGGGCGCAGAACGTCATGGGCGTGATGGCCTGCCTGGCCGGCGGCGCGCAGCTGCACACGCGCGAAAACCTCATCGCCATCGGCGGCGCCATCGACACCTCGACCCTGGCGGAAGACACCTACAGCACCTTCCTCACCGAACTGCGCGGGCGGCGCGCGCTGTTCGACGCCAATGCAATCGTGTGGGCGGAGGAGCCCGACGCGCTCGCCAGCCTGTGGAAGCAACGCCTGCGCTGGGCACGCGGCAACCTGCAACTGACGTGGGCGTTCCGACACGCCTGGTTTCGGCCGTTCTCCCACCGTGGCATCGGCGGATGGATGTTCGGGCTGATCTGGTTCTCGACGTTGCTGATGCCGATCCTGATGCTCGCCGCGATGGCGGGCGGCCTGACGTTGCTGTTCGTCCATCAGGGCTGGGCGTGGCGCGCATTCCACGTGCTGTGGCTGATCAACGCCTTCGTCTACCTGTTCGTGCTGCTGTTCTCGTGCGTGATCGATGCGCCGACGGCCAGGCGCGCGTGGCTGGAAGGCGTGCTCTTCCCGGGGCTGGTGTCGGTGGGGTTGATGGTGTGGTCGATCTTTCCGGCGCAGATGCAATCGCTGCTGGCGTCGTTCCCGGGATTCGACGGACGCTGGGACTGGCGGGCAGTCGTCGCGGTGCTGCTGTACGCCTGGGTCGGCGCCTGCATGGCGGCGGCGTGGGGGCTGTACCGGCTCGAACGCGCCGGCGCTCCGGCCTGGATCGTGCGACCCCTGCTCGCCGTGGTCGGCTACGGCCCGGTGCTGTGCGCGGTGTCCTTCGCCGCCTACGTGGCCGAGTGGCGCGGCGCGGAGCGTCAGTGGGACAAGACCGTCAAGGTCGGCAAGGTGAGGCAGCTGGGATGA